A DNA window from Coffea arabica cultivar ET-39 chromosome 6c, Coffea Arabica ET-39 HiFi, whole genome shotgun sequence contains the following coding sequences:
- the LOC140008695 gene encoding uncharacterized protein — MTDDLQYQIRRDMGNSQIRIDDGKISAISLTEFGESNWIRMPSQFLIKNDGQSLMRLIDSVYPNLRNSYRNNTYLKERAILAPKNGDVDKLNDKMLSMLLGQSRTYMSADTFCNTEGDMSADTFCNTEGDIVENMNPPEMLHSFNFPRLPNHFLELKEGTLIILLRNLNQSEGLCNGTRLVVTRMGDKVLEAEVITGSNIGDLELIPQISLTPQSARTPFQLKGDNFL, encoded by the coding sequence GAAAGATTTCAGCAATTTCACTTACTGAATTTGGGGAATCAAATTGGATTCGGATGCCGTCGCAATTTCTCATAAAAAATGACGGTCAATCTTTAATGCGGTTAATAGATTCTGTCTATCCAAATTTGAGAAATTCATACAGAAATAACACTTACCTCAAGGAACGTGCTATTTTGGCTCCCAAAAATGGTGATGTTGACAAGTTGAATGATAAGATGCTATCAATGCTTCTTGGTCAATCACGTACCTACATGAGCGCTGATACTTTTTGCAATACTGAAGGTGACATGAGCGCTGATACTTTTTGCAATACTGAAGGTGACATTGTTGAAAATATGAATCCTCCTGAAATGTTACACTCTTTCAATTTTCCTAGGCTTCCAAATCATTTTTTGGAACTTAAAGAAGGAACTCTCATAATTCTTTTAAGAAATCTCAATCAGTCAGAAGGTCTTTGCAATGGAACACGACTTGTCGTTACCAGAATGGGGGATAAAGTTCTCGAGGCAGAAGTCATAACAGGATCTAATATTGGAGATTTAGAACTCATACCTCAGATCTCTTTAACACCACAGAGCGCAAGGACTCCTTTCCAATTAAAAGGAGACAATTTCCTGTGA